The sequence below is a genomic window from Montipora capricornis isolate CH-2021 chromosome 14, ASM3666992v2, whole genome shotgun sequence.
accacaaggtcttacgcaacatcgcatcttcatcaattttcttcgatttcgctcgggttttctcgcttttttcactcgtatttcgtactttctaaactatTGGAGTttgaggaatttaataaaacaattccaTTCGCACAtgctggatatgagactggttatagccaactcggcgctatgcgcctcgttggctatttaccatctcatatccaactcgcgctcgtggaataattgttaaatgaatATCCGCTTCGTTGTTTACGCACAGCTTAACTTCTTAGCAATTAAACATGCAACATTCATCTTTGATACACGTCACACCGGCAGTATGTGTGACTGTTCTTGGAGAACGTTCTCCCATAAATTTGCGGGTGATATATGAGCGTGAATGAGACTCAATAGTTTTTGTGTTTCTTGAGTCCTGTCAATCCCACCATTAACTTATAGATAGTAACGTATGTGCTCCTATTGCAGTTTCCACTTTTGCTCTCTAACGGTTAGCAATGTAGATACGAAGATTTGGGCTGGATAAAAAGGGCTGGCTGGCAAGTTTTCCTGCTCTTGTGAACGTTAATATTGAAAAAAGTCAGCAATATATTTGTTATCGACTTCCTTTATAGTGTAATGCAAACCTTGTTCCTTCCGTTGCtgacaaaaactgaaaaagtgGAAACGCTAGTGGAAAACAGAAATAGAAATTCAGGGGGATTTTATTCTATTTTGTGTACGTATCTGCTTCGCATTTGACTTTATTAGTTAGTAAAAAGAATAAATAGAATTTCTCTGGGGTggtaaataaatataataaataaataaaataacccACCACTCACAAAATTCAAGCCCCCAACAGTTTCAAAAGGATTTCCCAATATCTCATTGATAGTTGGTGGGTTAGAACCGTgaggtttttttgcctcttgCTACCAACTGCTGCTTTGAAACTTTTCACTGGGGAGGAGAGGGTGAAATGTGCAGATATTTTTGTAACTCTTTCATTGTAAATTATGTTGCTTTATTCAATTAAATAGATTAAAAGGTATTTTTATACAAAATGCTGAGATAAGTTTAATTTAAGATGCAAAGTCAGAGGCGTTCAGTGGATTATAGAAGAAAAGTAAGTAAATATGCATCCTCTCCCCACCCTAGTATCATGTTTCGCACATGCGGCCTGTTGGAAAGAGACAGAATGTGGTGGTTGTTTCTTTCGTCCTTCGCTGTGCGCATAACACTATGAGATTCTTCCGATTGCGAACTGGATCTTTATTACGTCGTTTTATGATTGGACTGTTAATCTTAAGCGTGACATCTTGTTGGCTTTTAGTTTACCACGATTCGAGAGAAAGCACAAACGGGAAGCGTGCTCCTGTGCTGACGGAAGAAAAATGTTATCATCCAAGAAGAACAGCTCGTCCGCGTGCAGGACTTCGTCGATTTCCGGAAACAGGGTTCAATTCGTCGCTCAAGGTGGAGAAAACAGTTCTCGTTGCTTACCGTCAAACATCTATAACTTTTCGTGCGGAGATAGCTACTGTTTTAGAGGCGAATCGCGTATCTCATCGGTTTGTTTATCTCGAACCAGGAGACAAAACGGTTTTTCCAGAGATGACGAGTGATGGTGTTGGAAAGTTTTCTGTTGTCATCTTTGAAAGTATCAAGTTCTATTTATCAGTAGGAAGAGCTAACAAGAAATTCATAGACAATTACTGTCGTAAATTTGCGGTAGGgattattttatttactgaaCAAGAAGTATATCAACCCGACACACATTTATTGAAAGAATTTCACTTGTCTATCAAGACAGGGCTAAACAATCTTCAAAACGTTGAGCTCAATCCATCGGCGTGTTTGCTTAGACTCACAAGAGCTGGAGGAGTTGTTGATAAACCTCCAAATTTAAAATGGAGCGTTTTCTTTCCAAACCACAGCACTTACGAAGCTGTTGAATTTGCGACGCAGGAAGTCACTATTTCAACAGCGACCCCCACTAATCAAGTCCCAGAGGAAGTCAATTTCGATGTCGCTATTTCGCACGAAAAGGGATTTTCAGCGCGTTACGCGACGGTTTTGACAGATATTGGAGGTCTTGATGGCATAAAGCGTGTTTACTTCGGAAGTGGTTTGTCATTTTGGTTACATAAGTTATTGTTTCTCGATGCTTTGGCATTTGTATCCAGAGGACTCTTTGCGCAGTCTCTTGAAAGAAGATTTGTTGTTGACATTGATGATATTTTTGTCGGACGAACAGGGATTCGAATCACAAAAGAGGATgtcaaggtacatgtacaaatgtagTCTCAAGTGAGAACCgggaattttcattttcaatatcTGTAGTCCACCTtattaaatatcattttagAAGTTGAAGTGAATATCCATGGTAATTTTAGGTTTGTCTAAAATATTATAATTCGGTTGATATAATTATAGTACTTTCATAAACCGCTTGATTATAGCCGCATTGAGATGGAAATATTGCCCAATCTCTGCCTCGCTGTTTTGTTGAACAAAAACTAATAATGAACTGTTCTTCCGTTTAAATCGAAATGACAGAGAAGTATGTAAAcgttaattattgttttaataatttaaattaaTAGGTGCCACAGACAAATATTATTAATCTCATTGCTTTTAAGAATTAAAATCCATACACGTAccgatttttttcttaattaataTCTTCTAAAATTTTAAACATTATAGCTCAAAGAATTCATTAACCATTAAAGACCTCCTTCCAATCTAATTTTTTCAACTTCAGTGCAGTGATGGCATTGTTTGGCTAGCGATGCAAGTCCTTAGCTAAATCTTTTAGTCTTCCAAGTCAAATGGAATGTATTCGGTTTTTGGTTCAATATTTGGGACCACCTTAATTGTAGCCTACACAATATTATATTTTGACCTATCGATCCAGTCTTACTGACGAAAATGTCCTTTCCCATTTGTCCAAATTAAACTCTTATGCCAatcattacattttttttttattcttaggCAATGATATCTGTTCAAAGGAAACTTCAAGAGCGTGTACCAGGGTTTCATTTTAATCTTGGTTTCTCTGGCGGCTATTTCTTGCATGGCAGTGATGAAGAAAATGAAGGAGACTTGGAACTTGTGAAAAATGCTGACAAATTTTGGTGGTTTAGTCACATGTGGCTTCATATGAAAGCTCATCAAATGACTACCTTACAGGAGCTAATGGAAgatttaaaaatgaatttaGAGTTTGCAAAGGTTTGAAGATTTCTCACATTAATTTTATCAcaattttatcatattttacGAACAAGAGCTGTAGCTCCCGAGGAGTTATGACTTGCAATTGTAGTGCAATGGTTAAAGCACCTGACCAGTGTTGCGGAGTGCTGCAAGGACTCCATTATTTCTCAGTTATCCTTTCACCCGTTGCCCAAGCAACTAACTTATTGTATAATTATTACTAGTTACCTCATTTTTGtataaaaaagggaaagaaatgcataaaaaagggAGGGAATGCAAAAATGAGAGCCTTAAAATATGGACCAATACCCTCTGTTGTAATGTTGCAAAGCATTTTTTGGATgaccctttaaggacggtgccacctattgttattgcgcatatgttctgtgTAATTACGTAATCATTTTGTCACACGCAGTGATGTGCTGACTTAGAGTTAAGttattttctgatttttttcattgaaatgccTTGGAAGATTTATACGGTTGCAGTGTGAAAGACATGTATCTTTGTAGCAAAAgtccaatttgaaaaaaaatcttcaTGGAACAGTTGTCTCTACGACAAATTGAAAAAGCTACAATCCAGGTCAAaagacacttgtcaaattttgggcgaaaagtagagaatttactgtaaattgcttccatcgttataatGAGCAACATATGTTCTCCTTTCACTGCCTTTTTTCTGCCCCCCTCTCCCCAGACAACGTTGAAACATGCGAGCGATCGGTGAACAGATCTTGGGCTTTTACTTCGAATAGAAGAGCACAGAACACGTCATCAGAAAGGAATGCAAATGCGAGAAATTTACTCACAAACAATTATTACATCAAGTtgaagtgtggaagtttggaaTTGTGGAAgttaacccgaaccctaacttcCAAACTTCCACATTGCCACACTaccaaacttccacacttccatggaagttagggttagggtttacgGCTAGCTAAGGGTGATTTCTCGGGGGCTTATCATTAATGTTTTGTACATATAGATTCAAGTTGATCTGGTCCCACTTTAATTTTGTACCTGCCTCTGTCAATACAAATGTTGTTATGTAGTTcaaattttttcttggtttaaccCATTGAGAGTGAGATTTgtcagattttactctgtctaacgctagatGATTTTACTGTTCAACTGGGGGCAACCCTGGGAGCCTGAGGAGTGAATTGGTTAagaattttcaaactttgttgtttctttctctaattaacaattattccatgagcgcacgttggatatgagatggtaaatagccaatttGGCTATGTGCCGACTTGGCTATGaccagtctcgtatccaacaagcgtgaatgAAATTTCtcaaactccaaaagtttagaaagtacgaaatgtGAGTGAAAAAAGCGAGTGAATCAGagcaaaatcaaaaaaacttaATGAGAACTGATGCAATGTTGTGTAAGGCCTTGTGGTCacacagacgcaggctcatcacaaaaacatttcttaccttttcgcgtactccACAACATCGAAATTGATCcatatgagctgataactgagattgagtgaaccaatcagagcacaagaAATGCATTATCTGAGGTCGAAATTTTTAATAATTcccattatcataatctgaaacaatggaaaatcaaaattgaactggtttaaaacattttgaacCAGTTTAgaatttgaaccacaacataaaCACTAAAATCAGAGAATATCGTGCTCCCAACTGAAATCTGTTGAAGTGTCACTCTTAAAGGGGAAACTTTTTAAGTGGAGCAGCGGTGGTGAACTGTGGTGAGAGAACTCGCCTCCCATCTATGTGGCCTGGGATCAATTCCCAGACTCATGCAGCGtcatatttgggttgagtttgtggaTTCAATCTgttctctgctctgagaggcttttctctgggtactccggttttcccttctccaaAAAAAACtgtatttgatttgatttgagttaattcaCTTCTATTATAGTGTCCCCAATAATTTGATTCtctagtgctaaatccattCACACTTAAAgttgttattactattattattattattattattattattattattattattattattattatgattattatattAGAATGTATGAATGACGAGTCCTGGAAGTCATTAGTATTCACCACAACAGGAGGTATGGGACGCGAATGTTTAAGATATCATAGCCGACTCGCAGAACTGATATCCATAAAGAAAGGTGAAGACTATGCCAAGACAATGACGTGGATaagaggaaaagtttctttctctattttaaggtcagcgctactctgcctcagaggctccagatcaaataggaggcgaaccaataatgttaaagacattgatgtggacgttgaacttgccagatctaatattaaatgactttttttattttattttatttatttatgttttttttttttggaagttttaaaacagttttaaacagagaaatatctatattgcttgtaaatttatagttcttaccttttggagataatctaatttttgtaaatatttttattttttattattatgattattattattatgatgatgatgatgatgattattattattattattatagtggACATAGATGATGTTAAATCAATATTTCAACAGcaatgttttgatttgtttgttgtATAGCAACACAACATTCCTGTGAATACCACCTATGCTGTTCCACCTCACCATTCTGGGGTATATCCTCCCCATGACTTACTTTATGAAGGATGGAAGAAGGTTTACAACTTAAAAGTGACATCAACAGAAGAATATCCTCATCTGCATCCAGATAGATTTCGCAGAGGGTTCATCTACAAGAATGTGAAGGTGAGAATTGGAAAAATGTAACATAAGTTTGCTGTACACAGTATTGTTGATGCCAGATTTCTGAAGACATTAGAATAAAATATTCATTATGCTCTGTTGGCTGAGATGCAAAATCAACTTGAATGTTGGGTCTTCGAGGGCACAAAGTTGGGTCTTTGGGCACATTTGGTTGAAAGCTCTATGTCATGGTTGGTGTAAGAGAGAAAGAAAGTAAGACCATGTCACATGATCTCACGAACTGCGATGACAGGTCGACGGCCTACCGAAACAGATCGAGGTTTTCCCAAGTCGCTTTTTATTGTTGAAATACTAcatttgtattattttttcaaataggtacatgtatttaaagtGTCAAATTGTTATCGTTTTGTAAAATATAAGTATTCCGATAAATTAACTCTTTTTGAGGCACTCGTACGGCAAAATTCCCCTCCAATTTTTTGCTCACGGTTTActtgaaatgttatttttcaCTAAGTTTTTAGTCCAAATGAAAGCTCAAATTAAAGATTATTTGAATGCAAGTCAGAAAAAAGGCATATTTACTAGCCTCGTTGTCACATTCTCATGCAAAACACAGGCATTTTATTTTTGCATGTATAGTAAATTTGAAAGATTCTTTCTCCATTCGaaagcaatcatcctttcaaatttcacagaaatcgaCCGATTGGCAAATATTTTACAGGGCTTCTGGTAGAGTgcgggaaaaaatggaaaatagtgcggaaaattttgccaaatagtGCGGGAAATAGTGCGGAAAAAAGCGAAATAGTgcgggaaaatgctaaatagtGCGGGAATTTTAAGGGgcgtcttctttcctttttttggcttttctaGCATTTCTTTTACATTGAGGTAAAATCCAAAGCTTTTTGAATGCTTCacttttactttcttgtttaatttgatcAAGCAAGGAAAACTTTCTCAACGAAAGCCAAGTTATTTTTCTAATAAAAAGTATGGATCGAGCAATGCATTGTACAATATTTGTAAAGGTTGATTAAAttaagttttttatttttagagcaATTTCCCATAACCTAGCAGTGCCTACATGCCATCAACATTCTAGACTAatgttcaataattattatcagaCATTGCATTAGCAAAGTTAATTCCTTCCTCTTATGATATGGTCATATTCGCCAAGCTTGTACTTTTTGACATCTCAAAGAAACTCTCTATAGTCAGTCCGAATCCAAATGCAGAACATGTAAATCAAGATTAGTTAGTCCAAAATCAAGGTTTTCCCACAACTGCTATGCTAGTATCATTTTTGTCAATAATTAAGACATACTTTAGAAATGCAAAGATTCAATACAGTTGAAGCAAAAAACTATATTGCATGTGTTCCAGTTTAAAAACACACTATGGCACTGTGGAGAACACATTAATTTTCTAACGTTTTGAAAGAGTGAAATGCTGCACTGCATCCTCACTATTTTAAGTCACAAAGATGCCTGATGTGCATGATAATTATGAACATTTAAATGAGCCATTActtgaatttttaacaataaatcTCTTAACAGTAACTAACCCAAGCCAAAGGAACGAAATGAAACAACTATTAGTCAGATTTTCTTTAAGACGCTATGGTCTGCCAAAGACCTTAGGACTCTAAGTTGATCAATTTAAGTGGTGTTGCCTATCCAAAAATTTAGTATTCAATACACTGAGCGCTGGCTCTGACAAAGATCCAGGACATCAATAATCGATAATCGATTATCGCTTTGTTTAAGGTTTCCGACCAATGATCGATTATAATCGATGATCAGCACACCACTAACCCGAATCGTAACGACGTAACGAGAATCGGTGTAaggaaatttttatttattaattttagttCAGCTGTCAGGCAGAAATCGATCAACAGAGATGCTCATAGTCGCATGTATTTATTACGAACATATTCAAACGTTATTTGCATCATATTCTTGAAAGGTACAGTTTACAGTAAGgcaataattaataaaaaaaataataaagccCTACCTTtatgagataaactaagaataaagccaggatccgagccaggatccgagccaggatccgagctaggatccgagccaggatccgagccaggatccgagccaggattcgagccaggatccgagctaggatccgagccaggattcgagacctaaccgagacctaaccgagacctaacctaacctaaccgagacctaccctaactagacctaactagactagaaccaacctaaatagacctaacctaaccgattcgagacctaacctaaccgagagattcgagaataaatagcggagaaagctcatcttagctcgaatcctggctgaaatcctggctcggatcctagctcgaatcctggctcgaagtttaggtatcctctaCCTTTATGGTCCTTTCTTTCTGCTTTGACTTGGTGGCTTGACGATTGTAGATGTCGATCTACTACATATTTTCTCAAATGATCTACCACAACGTTGCACgttgaacaaaacaacaaattttcacttGCGTGAAAAGTTCCACGTTGGTATTGACGGGCTCTCTCACTTGCAGTTATATTTACAGGAAGATGTTGTTCCTTTTTTGGTTTAGACTTTGTAGTGAGAAACTTCTCCATTttgaacaaagtgaaaaaggatTCGCGCCAAAAATTTCAATGGCATTTCAAACAATAGCAGCTATTGGCCATGACCGCGAAATTGTTAGCCAATAAAACAACACGTTGCAAGAACGAATTGGTGCTCAGGCTCACGCGCATTTCGCTTACAACACCTGACTTATTTTTCGCTCGTTCCTTCGGGTTTGGGAGGCGGTAAAGGTAAATATCTGTTGTTTAATGCACTATATCTTGTAAACACAAAGTTCATCGCATTTATTGCGGTTTTCAAAGCTAATTTTGTAGCTTATGGGTTTTTTTAGCAAATAAACGCGAAAAGTGCGGCAAAGTGCGGGAAAAAGCGAATAGTGCGAAATAGTGCGATTTTTGGTCGATAGTGCGGGATCGCACCCTCGCACTTTGCCAGAAGCCCTGATTTTACATTGTACAAATTTTTTTTGGCGATGTGAAGGAAAGTCACATTTTTGGGCAAACCCGGGCAAGTCACGCGATGCCAGAAGTGATAAATTTCTTTTCacaattacaatacaatacaatttatttAACTTATAATATATTGTGCCATTATCCATAccagcaataattatttttttcaattgcacattacaataatttttattatattgaTTACATTGTACATTATATAAATATGCCATATCTAAAGGTTTATGAATAAATGATAATAAGAATCTAATTACAAGAAATAAATAATCAAAATCGAAAATCTATTAAAAAGGAATCACATTTAAAAGTAACAATTCAATTTTATAAAGTGCTTTCTCAGAAATAACAATCTCTTCATACCCTTCTTGAAACAACCTAAAGATTTAATATTTTGTATGTGTTCCGGAAGGCTGTTCCACAGCTTAGGGGCTGCCACATGAAAAGAGCAGTCACCAAGCActaaaattaagaattaaaCTATTACTAGATCCTAGATTGTATCTACGATTTCTCCTTACTGAAATAAGGTCACTTATAAATTATAAGACGGAGCGTTGCCATGTAAAGCtttaaaaattataaacaaaagtttaaaatgtatATGTTACGTTACAGGCAGCCAATGCAGTGGTCTAAGTAGAGGTTTCACATGCGAAAACTTGCTCTCCTGAACAATTAAACACACCGCAGAATTCTGGACGTGTTGCATTTTTTGCAAAAGGTAGTTAGGTGCCCCATACAGcaagctattacaataatctacATGTAATTTACTGGATATAAAAGTGTGGATAAGAGTTTCAGTACATTCCTATGTACTGTAAGCTACTTTCTAATTCTCCCAATATTATAAAGATGGTACATGTAAAATGCTGCAGAGCAGGCTTTAGTTAAacttacatgtatacatgtatgtacagaCATACATAAGTAAGTTTGAATCAAACCACACTCCCAAATTCTTGATGTGAGGTGAGGGAGATATATTAGCACCACCAACTTTTACATTATCAATATTCACTTTTGAAAATTGCTGTCTAGTACCAATCAAGAAACCTTCAGTCTTATCATTGTTCATCAAAAGCCTGTGTCTTATCATCCAGTTCCTGATGGCTTCAATACAATGCTCCATTTCCTCATTGTGTTGAAAGGAGACATACAATTGGGTGTCGTCCACGTAACATTGTATTGATGGAAGATGGTCTTGGACAGCATTGATCCATGAACACGATCATAGTAAACAAAAGCGGTCCTTGAAGAACCCTGCAGGTGATAACAAACCTCTCAGACAAGCAACCACGAACGGATATGTGCTGACCACATCTTGATAAGTACGACTTGAACCACTCAAGTGCtgtattacctttttttttttacccaacTTATGAAAAAATGGCAATAGTATGGTGTGGGTCACCTTATCTAACACAGCACTCAAGTCCAGAAGAACAAGCAAGGTGGCATGTTGCTCATTCACTCTTGGAAGGATGTCATTTTTGACCTTCAAAAGAGCACTTTTGGTGCTGTGATTTAAATTCCTGTACAATGACTGTACAAGTGGATGCTGAAAATGCCCCTGAATCGAAAAGTATCAtctcagaagacaagaacatcattcttaAAGCTTATTCtatgcaaaaagtaggttctgcaggtaattttgagagtagAAAATAAGTTAACGGCAAGCTATGTGGAATACTAAGAATGtttacaaaacaatgaaaatcatTTATTTCAGAAGAATATTGTTTAGGACTGCCATATTTTGCCATAAAAACCATCCATATGCCTTAAGATTGCTACGCCCTTAAGAAGCTCTCTGTGTAATTTTTTCAGTTACTTCGACTAaaattccctttttttctttgtccaCTGGGGGCACTTCGGCATATCGGAGAGAGTGACGTCATTTCAACCGATCCCTAAACACCCGGTCTGCCAAAATTTGTTGAGAAACGAAAGTACACAAtttttccacaaatttttcaTCGACAGGTCGAATTCATAGTTATGGTGGTGCACATTCAACCCATTTGTCTGCATGATGCCTCAAAATGAGTTTTTAAAGTAGTCTCGTTTTTCAATTAGTATGGCCTGTtcgaactgtattatgggatacTCAAGGTATCTTCCTGGTACTGGTCCTGGTAATGAATGTTGTTTGTACATTTTCCACTGTGGACTCGTTCTATTTCGTGTTGCTAGTAAAATTCTCTATTTTGCTCTAGAATCGTTGAAACCAACACGTACATTGGTCCTGCAGTTTCAGCCATTAAAGTTCAACGTACGCATTCATTTGAACAATTCTAGAGCAAAatagagactgctcgcagtctaattttttactataattattaaattaaaattttattccGTTGAACAGGCACATCTTTGCTTGTGCAAGTGACGGTGGTTGTAAACCATAATACAGCTTTCAACTGAATCCAAGGAGTGCTCACTTTGTGGGGAACTGTAAATTTCTGGGATGGGATGGAAAACACGAGGAGAATTCTCGGCCGAGTTAGTACTGTAGTTACATtgcaaccaaaaaaaattctgcaaTTTTATTGCTTCAGTCTGTGGTTCCATTGgggtacatgtatatacaatGTAGTGCCTAAGGTTGTGTATTTGATGGTTAGTGAGAATTCATTCATGCGAGCTCATCTTtctatttctttatttaattttactTGTTGGAACTTACTGACCACTACAACTAACCTGACTCACAAAAATAGTTTCCCACATAACCTACGCCCTGTCCGCAGTCCTTGAGCATTGGTACACTACAAAACCTACCACCTTGTTTTCATAGGTTCGAAAAGCATTCATTGTCAATTTTGATTACAAATAAGAATGAAGCAGAAGAAGACAATGCGAATTGGTTTAACATTCATTACCAGTAAGCACATGTCCTCTCAGGGGactattttttgtatttttgctcATTTGTCAGATGCCCTTGTTTTGTTCCAAGTTTTTagcaaaatattaaatttttcaGATAGTGGTAACTTTCAAGGTATTAATTGAGACAACTATTGACGAGTCGGCTCCTTTGGCTCCTCTGGTGGCAAGCCAGCTCGTTTGCTGTTTGCTTTCGACGCCTGCATTTTTAGTGACTCATTTGGCTCCGTAGTAGatttcaattaattttattcTATTCAGGTTGCTTGTTGGCTCCGCAGTTGTGAGATTGTGATAGCCTTAATAGACAAGATTAAAATTGCATGTCATGTACTTCATTAAATAACAGAGgcaaagtgctactatgatctaaaatcacttcccttttttcttcagatatTGAAAGCGTGTTCACTTAACACccaactggcaaaattttgagctctttgagttttatccaaaggctgtgtAGGTCttaaagcccgaaactcccgtgctgcatattaattcagccgcgtacgcacacattgcattcttaactagtgagtctttgatgtcattttctcctcgactcAGCTCTCCCAAGATTTTACAGTTAGTAATGGTGTACCAATAAAttagaaaattccagttgaaaaaaacaggtgtctttttaaaatgagaacttaaaacttggctcacttagtgtttagttaacatgaATCTAatgatagttttgaaatccaaagaaaaaaaaggaattgtttttgtggtggtagtagcactttaactttGATTGCGAGTACGAGAATTATTACCACCAGCAAACAAACACATTAGAATCCACACTACCACATACTAAAACTGTGAACCAGTGTTGCAAGATTTTCAACCTTGGTACATTCTCAAGCATttgagattttcttttttttttctttaatctttccCAAATTATGGAAAGATCTTTTAGTGAAATCTGATATAACTCATTTTGTCATCAGGCCTAACCACTGATCATTTCAATGTAATGGTTCataattttttaacatttagTTAAActacaatcttagac
It includes:
- the LOC138032490 gene encoding bifunctional heparan sulfate N-deacetylase/N-sulfotransferase 4-like → MRFFRLRTGSLLRRFMIGLLILSVTSCWLLVYHDSRESTNGKRAPVLTEEKCYHPRRTARPRAGLRRFPETGFNSSLKVEKTVLVAYRQTSITFRAEIATVLEANRVSHRFVYLEPGDKTVFPEMTSDGVGKFSVVIFESIKFYLSVGRANKKFIDNYCRKFAVGIILFTEQEVYQPDTHLLKEFHLSIKTGLNNLQNVELNPSACLLRLTRAGGVVDKPPNLKWSVFFPNHSTYEAVEFATQEVTISTATPTNQVPEEVNFDVAISHEKGFSARYATVLTDIGGLDGIKRVYFGSGLSFWLHKLLFLDALAFVSRGLFAQSLERRFVVDIDDIFVGRTGIRITKEDVKAMISVQRKLQERVPGFHFNLGFSGGYFLHGSDEENEGDLELVKNADKFWWFSHMWLHMKAHQMTTLQELMEDLKMNLEFAKQHNIPVNTTYAVPPHHSGVYPPHDLLYEGWKKVYNLKVTSTEEYPHLHPDRFRRGFIYKNVKVLPRQTCGLFTHTLFLRDYPKGQQKLENSIHGGELFQVVVNNPISIFMTHLSNYGNDRLALLVFDSLTKYLLCWTNLKLSSEHPTDLAERYFNMYPDEEDPVWQNPCLDPRHKSIWNEAKNCRKLPSFLVVGPQKTGTTALHTFLKMHPDILSSEPSVTTFEEVQFFNGHNYNRGLDWYMDFFRDIGNSSFTLLFEKSANYFDSKVTPMRAHALLPNAKIIMILIDPARRAYSWYQHMKSHGVSAAQIPFHKVLTSTHSTDGKDVIALGQRCLIPGLYVQHLERWLMYFSPSQILILDGEKLRTQPAEVMSEVQRFLGVTVYDYNKRLRFDKHKGFYCQITSQGGNQCLGKGKGRQYAPIDGKSRQFLEEYYKKPNKDLADLLRFFRRPQPSWLRPNK